The nucleotide window TCAGCGACAGGGTGACCGGGATGGCCACGAGGACCACGGCCGCTTCGCGCAGACCGAGCGTCAGGGCGATGAGGGCGGTCACCGAGAGCGTCGCCAGCAGCATGTGCCAGAGCAGTTCGTCGGACTTCGCCTTCGCGGTGCGCCCGTAGTCGCGCACGACGGTCGTCTCCACGCCCTCGGGCAGGAGGCGCCCGCGGGCGCTCTCGACGCGCGCGAGGACTTCGCGGGAGACGGCGGTGGCGTTCGCGCCGCGCCGCTTCGAGACCGCGAGCGTGACCGCGGCGCGCGGGCCGTCGATGCGCATGTCGTTCTCCGCTCGCATCGCCCCTTCCGCGCTCCGGGAAGCGGAAGGGGCCTCCTCTCGCGCCGTCCCCGCGGCGCTAGGGCCCGCCGCGGGGACCGCATCGCGCTTGGGCCAGAGGAAGACCTCGCGCTCGGCGTCGTCGGGGCCGTCGGTGACGGTCGCGACGTCGGCGAGCGTCACGGGGCTGCCGTTGCTGACGCCCACGACGGTGCGGCGGAGGTCGTCGGCGGAGCGGATGAAGGCGTCCGTCTCGACCTGGACCGCCCCGCCGTCACGGCTGTAATGCCCGGCCGGAAGCTTGCGATTGGAGCTCTGGAGGATGCCGGCGATGTCCAGCGGCCCCAGGCGACGGGCGGAGAGCTTCGCAGGGTCGAAGTGCACGAGGAGCGTCCGGCGATGGCCTCCGATGATCTCGATCTCCGAGACGTCCTCCACGCCGGAGATCTCCTCGCGCAGAGCGGCGGCGGCGCGGCGCAGGGCGTACGCGTCGACGCCGGGCTTACCGCTCCAGAGGGTCAGCGCGAGGATGGGCACATCGTCGATGGAGCGCGGCTTGATGAGCGGATGCCCCGCCCCGGACGCCATGAGGTCGAGGTTGGCCGAGGCCTTCGAATGCAGAAGCGTCATCGCCTGCTCAGGGTCGGTGCCGACTCTGAAGCGGACGATGAAGAAGCCGAAGCCCGGCTCCGAGATCGAGTAGATGTACTCGACTCCGGGGATCTCCCAGAGCTTGCGCTCGCCGACGCTGACCACGCGCTGCTCGACCTCCCGGGCGCTCGCGCCGGGGAACGGGACATAGAGGTCGAACATCGGGACGTTGATCTGCGGCTCCTCCTCGCGCGGAAGCTTGAGGGTCGCGAAGACCCCGAGCATGAGGGACGCCAGGACGACGAGGACGGTGAGCTTGGAGCGGATGAAGGTCTCGGCGACCTTCCCCGCGAGGCCGTGATGAGAAGGGGCGTTCTGCGTCATGGCTTCTCCTGGAGACGGGCGGCGATGGTCCGGACGGCGTCCTCGTCGAAGGTCCCGGCCGCGAGCCGGACACCCGCCCAGCCCGCGTGCAGGCCGTAGAGCGTCTCGGCGAGGGCGGCCTCGGCGCGGGCCGTCGCCTCCTCGGCGCGCAGGGCCTCGAGCACGCTCTGCCGCCCTTCGCGATAGAGCGGACGGAAGAGCTCGAGGGACTTGCGGGAGCGCTCCAGCATGTCGCGCACCCGGGGAAGGCTTCCGACGACCCCCGCGTACGCGGCGTGCGCCTGCAGGGCCTCGAGGCGGGCCGCGTCGACGAGAGCCTCGCGGCGGGCGCGGGTCTCGTCGAGACGCGCGCGGGCGCCTTCTCGGCGCGCCAGCCAGGAGGCGTCGCCGAAGGGCACGTTCATGCGCACGCCGACCATGCGGTCGGAGGGCGCGGCGGCGAGGTCCTTTGAATGGAGCTGCAGCGCGGCGAAGGCGTCCACGCGCGGCAGCGTCGAGAAGTCGGCCATGCGCCGGCCGACCTCGGCGGAGCGCTCCTGCAGCGCCGCGGCCTTGAGGTCGCCGCGCCGTTCCACGGCGGAAGCGGCCAGCTCCTCGGCGGCCGGAAGGGGATAGGCGGCCTCGCTCAGGCGGGCGGATGCCGGCGGGTCCTCGGAGAGGCCCGTGAGGGTCCGCAGGCGCGCGCGGGCGCCCTCGAGCTCGGCCTCCAGCCGCGTCACCCAGGCGCGCAGACCTTCAAGGACGCCCGCGGCGGCGTAGTAGTCGGCGCCGAGCACGAGCCCCTTCTGGCGAAGACGATCGGCGTTCTCCAGTTCCTTGGCCGCCGACTCCGCGTGCGAGCGCACGGCCTCGAGCGTCCGGCGCTCGAGAAGGACCTTGAGCCAGGCCTCGGCCGCGTCGTAGCGCAGCTTCTGCGCGAGCCCGTCCCCCCCCGCCTCGGCCTGCCGCACTCCGAGCTCGCCGAGCCGGCGCGCGTCGCTCAGCTCGAAGCCGGTGAAGAGCGGCATCCCCGCTTCGAGGGACCCGAGGATGTCGGTCCGGTAGCCGGGACGGTTCACCCGCGCCGGATCGAAGTCCGGAGAGGTCACCGAGCGCTGCTGGAGCAGGGCGCCGAATGCGAAGAGCGGGTCGTCGCTGCGCGTCCAGGATCCGCGCGCGGAGAGCCGCGGGAGGCGGAGCAGGGAGGCCTCGAGCATCCCCGCCCGGGCTCCGGCGCCCTGGGCCCGGGCCCCGCGCAGCTCGGGGCTGCGCTCGAGCGCGGCGCGCACGCCCGTCTCGAGGTCGAGGGGCTGTGCGGAGAGCGGGAGGGAGACGAACAGCGCTATCAGGGCGATGAGCGGCATTAGGCGTTGACCGCCGTCTCGAGCGTCGCCTTGAGCTTCAGCGCGTTGGAGACGAGACAGTACTTCTTCGCCGTATGGAGGAGTTGTTCCGCCTTCTCCTTATCCGCGTCCGCCACCCGCACCGCGACCCGGAGCGCGAACGCGGTGAAGCCGATGCCCTCGGCCCCCTTTTCGAGCGTGCCCGAGACCTTGCTGCGGTAGGTCTCGACCGTCAGCCCGGCCTTGGAGGCGAGGGCGAAGAAAGTGTTCATCTGGCAGAGATTGAGCGCGTTCAGGAGCAGGTGCTCGGGGCTCCAGACACGGTCGCTCCCGTCGAACTGCGGCGGCGGTCCGCCCAGGATGTCCGGACGCGGCGGCGCGCTCAGGACGCCCGTGCGCTCGCCCTTCCACTCCAGGTCGGCTTCGTAGTGATGCGGGAAAGGATGCATGCTCCCTCCTAACGGGACGTCGAGACCATCAGCCCCAGCAGGGCCCCATACAAGGTACTGAGCCAGGGGTTCGCCGTCAACGGGCAGGCCCCCGTCCGGCAGCCGACGAGGCGCTGCCAGAGGAAGCCTCCGAGGGCTCCCACGACGACTCCGACGGCGGCGTTCTTCAGGTTCATTTCGTCCTCCTCCTGTTAGATGCCGGGGGGCTGAAAAGGATTCAGCCCCCCTCACTCCGAGCGCGGGGTGCGGAGGCCGCGCCTCCGGCGCGGCCTTGACTCAGGTCAAGGGAAAGCCCGATGCGGACTTATAAAGTAGAATCGCGAGGCGAGATGATCTCCGAAAAGACGGCCTACGGCATCCTGGCGGCGGCGCTCGGCATAGGACTCGGCGTCGGGACCTATACCTTCGTCTACGCGAAGGGCTATTCCTACATCTCCAACGATCCGAAGGTCTGCGCCAACTGCCACATCATGAACAAGGAGTTCGACGGCTGGGTGAAGTCCACCCACCGCGCGGCCGCCGTCTGCAACGACTGTCACACCCCGCACGATCTCGTCGGCAAATACGAGACCAAGGGCCTCAACGGCTTCTGGCACTCCTTCTACTTCACCACCGGCGCGTACCCGGACAACATCCGGATCAAGGGCCGCAACCGCGCCATCGCCCAGGCCAACTGTCGACGCTGCCACGAGGACGTCGTCCACGCCGTCGACGGCCGCTATCCCGAAGCGCAGCAGCTCGACTGCCTGCGCTGCCACTCCGAGGTGGGACACTGATGGACTTCAACAGGATCAAGGACCGCGTGAAGGCCGCCCTGTGGGTCGCCGTCGCCGCCGCCGCCGGCGCCGCCGCCGTGACCGCCCTGCTCGTCAACATCTTCGAGCGCAAGCAGGAGGCGCGCAACCCCTTCTTCCGGGTCGTCGAGCTCGATGAGCAGACGCAGGATCCGTCCATCTGGGGCAAGGACTTCCCCTTCCAGTACGACGGCTACCTGCGGACTTCGCAGATGCGCTCCACCCG belongs to Elusimicrobiota bacterium and includes:
- a CDS encoding TolC family protein, with translation MPLIALIALFVSLPLSAQPLDLETGVRAALERSPELRGARAQGAGARAGMLEASLLRLPRLSARGSWTRSDDPLFAFGALLQQRSVTSPDFDPARVNRPGYRTDILGSLEAGMPLFTGFELSDARRLGELGVRQAEAGGDGLAQKLRYDAAEAWLKVLLERRTLEAVRSHAESAAKELENADRLRQKGLVLGADYYAAAGVLEGLRAWVTRLEAELEGARARLRTLTGLSEDPPASARLSEAAYPLPAAEELAASAVERRGDLKAAALQERSAEVGRRMADFSTLPRVDAFAALQLHSKDLAAAPSDRMVGVRMNVPFGDASWLARREGARARLDETRARREALVDAARLEALQAHAAYAGVVGSLPRVRDMLERSRKSLELFRPLYREGRQSVLEALRAEEATARAEAALAETLYGLHAGWAGVRLAAGTFDEDAVRTIAARLQEKP
- a CDS encoding OsmC family protein; this encodes MHPFPHHYEADLEWKGERTGVLSAPPRPDILGGPPPQFDGSDRVWSPEHLLLNALNLCQMNTFFALASKAGLTVETYRSKVSGTLEKGAEGIGFTAFALRVAVRVADADKEKAEQLLHTAKKYCLVSNALKLKATLETAVNA
- a CDS encoding DUF6132 family protein, with the protein product MNLKNAAVGVVVGALGGFLWQRLVGCRTGACPLTANPWLSTLYGALLGLMVSTSR
- the nrfH gene encoding cytochrome c nitrite reductase small subunit — encoded protein: MISEKTAYGILAAALGIGLGVGTYTFVYAKGYSYISNDPKVCANCHIMNKEFDGWVKSTHRAAAVCNDCHTPHDLVGKYETKGLNGFWHSFYFTTGAYPDNIRIKGRNRAIAQANCRRCHEDVVHAVDGRYPEAQQLDCLRCHSEVGH